One Kitasatospora sp. MAP12-44 DNA segment encodes these proteins:
- a CDS encoding (2Fe-2S)-binding protein — MLDAQAIPARSGEPLVGGYRRLADVCEALRFSVLEAGQPAPSADQGWCSVAELAQCRDRLVEAEARRISARYGCAVPGHVAASRLLHHYLWSACLLISGPWYLDRRVPRLRPADIWIEAATGDLAVRPGRLTRMAGDRVGELRWSGDGEVSSEEELRAELRAAVVAHAAPVLEAFRPAVKRGDRALWGMVTDDLVSGIWYLGRMLGEEERAVAAACAVLPGATPPLPGAAAFRRLPADAPAADPGPLTRTRLGCCLYYTIRPADTCLTCPRLTDTERLRRLAV; from the coding sequence ATGCTCGACGCTCAGGCGATCCCGGCTCGTTCCGGGGAGCCGCTCGTGGGCGGCTACCGACGTCTGGCCGATGTCTGCGAGGCGCTGCGGTTCTCGGTGCTGGAGGCCGGGCAGCCGGCGCCGTCGGCCGATCAGGGCTGGTGCTCCGTCGCCGAACTGGCGCAGTGCCGGGACCGGCTGGTCGAGGCGGAGGCGCGGCGGATCAGTGCCCGGTACGGCTGCGCGGTGCCGGGGCATGTGGCCGCGTCGCGGCTGCTGCACCACTACCTCTGGTCGGCCTGCCTGCTGATCAGCGGCCCCTGGTACCTCGATCGCCGGGTGCCGAGGCTGCGTCCGGCGGACATCTGGATCGAAGCGGCGACCGGCGACCTCGCCGTCCGGCCGGGCCGGCTCACCCGGATGGCGGGAGACCGGGTGGGTGAGTTGCGATGGTCCGGCGATGGCGAGGTGTCCTCCGAGGAGGAGTTGCGCGCGGAGTTGCGAGCGGCGGTGGTGGCCCATGCGGCGCCGGTGCTGGAGGCGTTCCGCCCGGCCGTCAAGCGCGGGGACCGGGCGCTCTGGGGCATGGTGACCGACGATCTGGTCTCCGGGATCTGGTACCTGGGCCGGATGCTCGGGGAGGAGGAACGGGCGGTGGCGGCCGCCTGCGCCGTACTGCCCGGCGCCACCCCGCCGCTCCCCGGCGCCGCCGCCTTCCGCCGCCTCCCGGCCGACGCCCCCGCTGCCGACCCTGGCCCGCTGACCCGCACCCGGCTCGGCTGCTGCCTCTACTACACGATCCGGCCGGCCGACACCTGCCTGACCTGCCCACGCCTCACCGACACCGAACGCCTGCGCCGCCTGGCGGTGTGA
- a CDS encoding iron chelate uptake ABC transporter family permease subunit: MLLAAGLCLLTLCLLLSLALGSRPLPLSTVLDALTGSAHGRDAEVVTGLRLPRTVIGLAVGAALAVAGTVAQGVTRNPLASPTTLGINAGAGFAVVTAIYALHLTRPVEYVWFAIAGAAGAALAAQAMARRGGELDPTRLALGGTVLAAVLTSWTSALMLASRRTLDEARFWLAGSLNGRGFEVLAPILPLIVLGLVLAFALAPSLNALALGDETAAALGVPVTRIRVAGGLAVILLAAGAVAVAGPVAFVGLAAPHLVRLLLGNDHRWLLPGALIGGPILLLAADVLGRVVVRPSELEVGIVTAFLGAPLLAVLARKAAR; encoded by the coding sequence CTGCTGCTGGCTGCCGGGCTCTGCCTGCTGACGCTCTGCCTGCTCCTGAGCCTGGCTCTCGGATCCCGCCCACTCCCGCTCTCCACCGTGCTGGACGCCCTCACCGGCAGCGCCCACGGACGCGACGCCGAGGTGGTCACCGGACTCCGGTTGCCGCGCACGGTGATCGGACTGGCGGTCGGCGCCGCGCTCGCAGTGGCCGGGACGGTCGCCCAGGGCGTCACCCGCAACCCGCTCGCCTCGCCGACCACGCTCGGCATCAACGCGGGCGCCGGCTTCGCCGTGGTCACCGCGATCTACGCCCTGCACCTCACCCGACCCGTCGAGTACGTGTGGTTCGCGATCGCCGGAGCCGCCGGGGCCGCCCTCGCCGCCCAGGCGATGGCCCGCCGCGGCGGCGAGCTGGACCCGACCCGGCTCGCGCTCGGCGGCACCGTACTGGCCGCCGTGCTGACCTCCTGGACGTCGGCGCTGATGCTCGCCAGCCGCCGTACGTTGGACGAGGCGCGCTTCTGGCTGGCCGGCTCGCTGAACGGTCGCGGGTTCGAAGTCCTCGCCCCGATCCTGCCGTTGATCGTGCTGGGCCTGGTCCTCGCGTTCGCCCTGGCGCCCTCGCTCAACGCGCTGGCACTCGGCGACGAGACCGCCGCCGCGCTCGGCGTCCCGGTCACCCGGATCCGGGTCGCCGGCGGACTGGCCGTCATCCTGCTGGCGGCGGGCGCCGTCGCGGTGGCCGGGCCGGTGGCCTTCGTCGGGCTGGCCGCACCGCACCTGGTGCGCCTGCTGCTCGGCAACGACCACCGCTGGCTGCTGCCCGGCGCCCTGATCGGCGGTCCGATTCTGCTGCTGGCCGCCGATGTGCTGGGCCGCGTGGTGGTCCGGCCCTCCGAGCTGGAGGTCGGCATCGTCACGGCCTTCCTCGGCGCCCCCCTGCTCGCGGTGCTGGCCCGAAAGGCGGCCCGATGA
- a CDS encoding iron ABC transporter permease — MTTLTLPRVTGSRARARRRTLLLCALALAALLALTAIGLACGQVPMAPGTALRALVGLGDAGDVLVVQQFRAPRVLAALLAGAALAVSGSLLQRLLRNPLASPDVIGVTGGASFGAVLLLATGASQLLTPLAALGGGLLAALALGAFSWRSRVAVGRLVLVGLAVQAGLAAAVNLMIVRFPAELASSALQWTTGSLYGSTWPEIRAGAAAVGPALVAAFLLTRRLSVLDLGDDPAAALGLRPSRARLQLLLLSVVLASLAAALSGPVGFVALAVPHLVRLLAGPPTHGTLALTALSGAVLLLGADLIVLHLLPVHGLPVGAMTATLGAPWLLVLMIRQADWSSR, encoded by the coding sequence ATGACCACCCTGACCCTCCCTCGGGTCACCGGCAGCAGGGCCCGCGCGCGCCGCCGCACCCTGCTGCTCTGCGCGCTGGCACTCGCCGCCCTGCTGGCGCTGACCGCGATCGGCCTGGCCTGCGGGCAGGTGCCGATGGCCCCCGGCACGGCGCTACGCGCCCTGGTCGGCCTCGGCGACGCGGGCGATGTGCTGGTCGTCCAGCAGTTCCGGGCGCCGCGCGTGCTGGCGGCGCTGCTCGCCGGAGCCGCGCTGGCCGTCTCCGGGTCGCTGCTGCAACGGCTGCTGCGCAACCCGCTCGCCTCGCCCGACGTGATCGGGGTGACCGGCGGCGCCTCGTTCGGCGCGGTACTGCTGCTCGCCACCGGAGCCTCCCAACTCCTCACCCCACTGGCCGCGTTGGGCGGCGGACTGCTCGCCGCACTGGCGCTCGGGGCGTTCTCCTGGCGCTCACGGGTCGCGGTCGGCCGACTGGTGCTGGTCGGGCTGGCGGTGCAGGCCGGACTGGCGGCGGCGGTCAATCTGATGATCGTCCGATTCCCCGCCGAGCTCGCCTCCTCCGCCCTGCAGTGGACCACCGGCTCGCTGTACGGCAGCACCTGGCCCGAGATCCGGGCCGGCGCTGCCGCCGTGGGGCCGGCGCTGGTCGCCGCGTTCCTGCTGACCCGCCGGCTCTCGGTGCTCGACCTGGGCGACGACCCGGCCGCCGCGCTGGGCCTGCGCCCCTCTCGCGCCCGGCTGCAACTCCTGCTGCTGAGCGTCGTGTTGGCCTCGCTGGCAGCCGCGCTCAGCGGACCGGTCGGGTTCGTCGCACTGGCCGTCCCGCACCTGGTGCGGCTGCTGGCCGGACCGCCGACCCACGGCACGCTGGCCCTGACCGCGCTCAGCGGAGCCGTCCTGCTGCTGGGCGCCGACCTGATCGTGCTGCACCTGCTGCCAGTGCACGGCCTGCCGGTCGGCGCGATGACCGCCACGCTCGGCGCGCCGTGGCTGCTGGTCCTGATGATCCGCCAAGCCGACTGGAGCTCCCGTTGA
- a CDS encoding ABC transporter ATP-binding protein, translating to MTTNQLAAQGLALRYGRRTVVDGLDLTLPGGAVTAIVGPNACGKSTLLRGLARLLTPAAGTVTLDGADVHRMPARALAKRLGLLPQQPVTPEAITVESLVRLGRYPHQRMLSPWSATDQTAVEEALTRTGTAELRDQQVDRLSGGQRQRAWIALALAQDTELLLLDEPTTFLDLRHQLEVLDLVADLNAEAGRTTVMVLHDLGQAARYADHLVVLHEGRLAAAGPPAEVLDAELVEAVFQVRCQVVPDPETGTPLVVPRARARRPATV from the coding sequence TTGACCACCAACCAACTCGCCGCCCAGGGACTGGCCTTGCGCTATGGCCGCCGCACAGTGGTCGACGGCCTCGACCTCACGCTGCCCGGTGGCGCGGTCACCGCGATCGTCGGTCCGAACGCCTGCGGCAAGTCCACGCTGCTGCGCGGCCTGGCCCGGCTGCTCACCCCGGCCGCCGGGACGGTCACCCTGGACGGCGCGGACGTGCACCGGATGCCCGCGCGGGCGCTGGCCAAGCGGCTGGGACTGCTCCCGCAGCAGCCGGTCACCCCCGAGGCGATCACCGTGGAGTCGCTGGTGCGCCTGGGCCGCTACCCGCACCAGCGCATGCTCAGCCCGTGGTCGGCCACCGATCAGACCGCCGTGGAGGAGGCGCTGACCCGCACCGGGACGGCCGAGCTGCGCGACCAGCAGGTGGACCGGCTCTCCGGCGGCCAGCGCCAGCGCGCCTGGATCGCCCTGGCACTGGCCCAGGACACCGAACTGCTGCTGCTGGACGAGCCGACCACCTTCCTCGACCTCCGCCATCAGCTCGAAGTCCTGGACCTCGTAGCGGACTTGAACGCCGAGGCTGGCCGCACGACGGTCATGGTGCTGCACGACCTCGGCCAGGCGGCCCGCTACGCCGACCACCTGGTCGTGCTGCACGAGGGCCGACTGGCCGCCGCCGGACCGCCCGCCGAGGTGCTGGACGCCGAGCTGGTGGAGGCCGTCTTCCAGGTCCGCTGCCAGGTCGTCCCCGACCCGGAGACCGGCACCCCGCTGGTCGTCCCGCGCGCCCGCGCCAGGCGCCCCGCCACCGTCTGA
- a CDS encoding iron-siderophore ABC transporter substrate-binding protein produces the protein MNQRTTTLRLPAALLTAAVSAALLTGCGGSTGTAAGTAASSHQAVADAGAGFPRSVKHAMGTAEIKTRPQRVVVLDSGELDDVTLLGITPVGAVSPHMKTEGGFPSYLKGALGGTKDVGPMAEPNLELIASLKPDLILSSKVRHEKVYAQLNAIAPTVLAETTGYPWKANLALYAQALGKEAEATKALADYQARAARLGAEIKAKDGGRMPTASVVRFVAGPTRLYQKASFSGTVLQDVGLGRPASQDVDGSMLDVSAEQIDKADADLVFVTVADDPSKTQQSQVQSTPVWKSLNAVRNNHVFNVPDETWMSGIGVQAADQMLGDIAKAAGVPAPQ, from the coding sequence GTGAACCAGCGCACCACCACCCTCCGCCTGCCCGCCGCTCTGCTCACCGCGGCCGTCAGCGCCGCCCTGCTCACCGGCTGCGGCGGCTCAACCGGCACCGCAGCCGGCACCGCCGCGAGCTCCCACCAGGCCGTCGCCGACGCCGGCGCCGGCTTCCCGCGCAGCGTCAAGCACGCGATGGGCACCGCCGAGATCAAGACCCGCCCGCAGCGCGTCGTGGTGCTGGACAGCGGCGAGTTGGACGATGTCACCCTGCTCGGGATCACCCCGGTCGGCGCGGTCTCCCCGCATATGAAGACCGAGGGCGGCTTCCCGAGCTACCTCAAGGGCGCGCTCGGCGGCACCAAGGACGTCGGCCCGATGGCCGAGCCCAACCTGGAGCTGATCGCCTCCCTCAAGCCCGACCTGATCCTCTCCTCCAAGGTCCGCCACGAGAAGGTCTACGCCCAGCTCAACGCGATAGCGCCGACCGTCCTCGCCGAGACCACCGGCTACCCGTGGAAGGCCAACCTGGCCCTCTACGCGCAGGCGCTCGGCAAGGAGGCCGAGGCCACCAAGGCGCTGGCCGACTACCAGGCCCGGGCCGCCAGGCTCGGCGCCGAGATCAAGGCCAAGGACGGCGGCAGGATGCCGACCGCCTCGGTGGTGCGCTTCGTGGCCGGCCCGACCCGGCTCTACCAGAAGGCCTCCTTCAGCGGCACCGTACTTCAGGACGTGGGCCTGGGCCGCCCGGCCTCGCAGGACGTGGACGGCTCGATGCTGGACGTCAGCGCCGAGCAGATCGACAAGGCCGACGCCGACCTGGTCTTCGTCACCGTCGCGGACGACCCCAGCAAGACCCAGCAGAGCCAGGTCCAGTCCACCCCGGTCTGGAAGAGCCTGAACGCGGTGCGGAACAACCACGTCTTCAACGTCCCGGACGAGACCTGGATGTCGGGCATCGGCGTGCAGGCCGCCGACCAGATGCTCGGTGACATCGCCAAGGCCGCCGGGGTCCCGGCCCCGCAGTAA
- a CDS encoding ATP-grasp domain-containing protein, whose protein sequence is MRLYLLALNPTDSVTQGFLPAAARLGLDVTVLTDQVAAHRSAYAELPSPPEVLACEVRDFREVVGLVSGHHPPDALFSNSDHLQTQTALAAGYFGLPAKDWRATLRAKNKAELRRHLAATGQDTVWSTELAPGRHPATLADPPFPCVLKPREGVASEDVALVADAAELALRHQEISRRRPGATLVVEEFLTGDLHTLETLGDGRRRQALGGFRTRLSPPPHFIEEVLEFVPAYPPAVLDQVLDQLDALGVGLGACHTEFVLQADGRVRLIEVNYRAIGDQCDLMLAEILQIPFFEHVLAAHLGRPLPDFTPRTDRRARNEAVCADRAGTLTAAPGPFDAETAGRRLAYRPLRPVGERHERYRTNRDYLGVVWAIGPDQAQVDFAVADFIAAHSWEITP, encoded by the coding sequence ATGCGGCTCTACCTGCTCGCCCTCAACCCGACCGACTCGGTCACCCAGGGCTTCCTGCCGGCCGCGGCCCGGCTCGGCCTCGATGTCACCGTCCTGACCGACCAGGTCGCCGCGCACCGCAGCGCCTACGCCGAACTGCCCTCCCCACCCGAGGTACTGGCCTGCGAGGTACGGGACTTCCGAGAGGTGGTCGGGCTGGTCTCCGGCCACCACCCGCCGGACGCGCTCTTCAGCAACAGCGACCACCTGCAGACCCAGACCGCGCTGGCCGCCGGGTACTTCGGGCTGCCGGCCAAGGACTGGCGGGCGACCCTGCGGGCCAAGAACAAGGCCGAACTGCGCCGCCACCTGGCCGCAACGGGCCAGGACACCGTCTGGTCCACCGAGTTGGCACCCGGCCGGCACCCGGCCACGCTGGCCGACCCGCCCTTCCCCTGCGTCCTCAAGCCGCGCGAGGGGGTGGCCAGCGAGGACGTCGCCCTGGTCGCCGACGCGGCCGAACTGGCCCTGCGCCACCAGGAGATCAGCCGCCGCAGGCCCGGCGCAACGCTGGTCGTCGAGGAGTTCCTGACCGGCGACCTGCACACCCTGGAGACGCTCGGCGACGGGCGGCGCCGCCAGGCGCTCGGTGGCTTCCGCACCCGGCTCTCACCGCCGCCGCACTTCATCGAGGAGGTACTGGAGTTCGTCCCCGCCTACCCGCCGGCCGTGCTGGATCAGGTGCTCGACCAACTGGACGCGCTCGGTGTGGGCCTGGGCGCCTGCCACACCGAGTTCGTCCTTCAGGCGGACGGCCGGGTGCGCCTGATCGAGGTCAACTACCGTGCCATCGGCGACCAGTGCGATCTGATGCTGGCCGAGATCCTGCAGATCCCGTTCTTCGAGCACGTGCTCGCCGCCCATCTCGGCCGGCCGCTGCCCGACTTCACACCGCGCACCGACCGCCGGGCCCGCAACGAGGCGGTCTGCGCCGACCGCGCCGGCACCCTGACGGCCGCGCCGGGCCCGTTCGACGCCGAGACCGCCGGCAGACGGCTGGCCTACCGCCCGCTGCGCCCGGTCGGCGAACGGCACGAGCGCTACCGCACCAACCGGGACTACCTGGGCGTGGTCTGGGCGATCGGCCCGGACCAAGCCCAAGTCGACTTCGCGGTAGCCGACTTCATCGCTGCCCACAGCTGGGAGATCACCCCGTGA
- a CDS encoding IucA/IucC family protein produces the protein MTPHDALALRVLGALLREDVLGLRTRSTPVDRADGRWLRLDARPTAVFALAVAPDGFQCEYAVRRPLLEVDGVQLTDLDAMLAALATAADPADRPGHLAFAEECRQTLATMLLHEGHQPDVHEQLAKRYGSDPADWTGLGDSLAFDTLAAFLDHPVYPTARGRSGLTDDQVVGYTPEFHPSFELRWLAVPQGALTVHGDAPLPDWWPTPATLGLSRLGGDHLTIPVHPLSVGTPLTQALAQAGLTGRAVLAERPYLEVVPTLSTRTVAVAADPAVHLKLPLATATLGLRNRRTIKPGTLRDGAAGQRLLAAVIEREPRFRPSILLADEQCYAHADHELLAVLARRQPACLADSVTLPLAALAAPAPSGRLVLDHLADRFHAGDPIALYDDLLTLLLDWQTTLFGYGIALESHQQNTSLVLDRHEGRTRMRLLYKDNDGLRVHTPRALARLGQQSLAVQEFDDARIFGTEDRALTDLFATITGHLCTASLAFALAEPGRSPLEHTLGLLRARLTEALDRLGPAGDPLRAALLTADRLPVKAMVTAGTLLSKERSGATDVNKHYTTGPNYLLMSGT, from the coding sequence GTGACCCCCCACGACGCGTTGGCACTGCGGGTGCTCGGCGCCCTGCTCCGCGAGGACGTACTCGGCCTGCGCACCCGCAGCACCCCCGTGGATCGGGCGGACGGCCGCTGGCTGCGCCTGGACGCCCGGCCGACAGCCGTCTTCGCGCTGGCGGTGGCCCCCGACGGCTTCCAGTGCGAGTACGCCGTGCGGCGCCCGCTGCTGGAGGTGGACGGAGTCCAACTGACCGACCTGGACGCCATGCTGGCCGCGCTGGCAACAGCGGCCGACCCGGCCGACCGGCCCGGCCACCTCGCCTTCGCCGAGGAGTGCCGGCAGACCCTGGCCACCATGCTGCTGCACGAGGGGCACCAGCCCGACGTGCACGAGCAGTTGGCCAAGCGCTACGGCTCGGACCCCGCCGACTGGACGGGTCTGGGCGACAGCCTCGCCTTCGACACCCTGGCCGCCTTCCTCGATCACCCGGTCTACCCGACCGCGCGCGGCCGATCCGGCCTGACCGACGACCAAGTGGTAGGCTACACACCCGAGTTCCACCCGTCCTTCGAACTACGCTGGCTCGCCGTACCGCAGGGTGCGCTGACCGTTCACGGCGACGCGCCGCTACCCGACTGGTGGCCGACCCCCGCCACCCTGGGCCTGAGCCGGCTCGGCGGCGACCACCTCACCATCCCCGTCCACCCCTTGTCGGTCGGCACGCCGCTCACCCAGGCCCTGGCGCAGGCGGGCCTGACAGGCAGGGCGGTGCTCGCCGAGCGCCCGTACCTGGAGGTCGTCCCGACGCTCTCCACCCGCACCGTCGCAGTGGCCGCGGACCCCGCCGTCCACCTCAAACTCCCCCTGGCCACCGCCACATTGGGCCTGCGCAACCGCCGCACCATCAAGCCCGGCACGCTGCGCGACGGCGCGGCCGGACAGCGGCTGCTGGCCGCGGTGATCGAGCGCGAACCCCGCTTCCGGCCCAGCATCCTGCTGGCCGACGAGCAGTGCTACGCGCACGCCGACCACGAACTCCTGGCGGTCCTGGCCCGGCGCCAACCGGCCTGCCTGGCAGACTCGGTGACGCTTCCGCTGGCCGCGCTGGCCGCCCCCGCACCGTCCGGCCGGCTGGTCCTCGACCACCTCGCCGACCGGTTCCACGCGGGCGATCCGATCGCCCTCTACGACGACCTGCTCACCCTGCTGCTCGACTGGCAGACCACCCTCTTCGGCTACGGGATCGCGCTGGAGTCGCACCAGCAGAACACCTCCCTGGTGCTCGACCGGCACGAGGGCCGCACCCGCATGCGACTGCTCTACAAGGACAACGACGGCCTACGCGTCCACACTCCGCGCGCGCTCGCCAGGCTGGGCCAACAGTCCCTGGCAGTGCAGGAGTTCGACGACGCGCGGATCTTCGGCACGGAAGACCGGGCGCTCACCGACCTGTTCGCCACCATCACCGGCCACCTGTGCACCGCCTCGCTCGCCTTCGCGCTGGCCGAGCCCGGCCGGTCACCGCTTGAGCACACCCTGGGCCTGCTGCGCGCCCGGCTGACCGAGGCACTGGACCGGCTCGGCCCGGCCGGCGACCCACTGCGCGCCGCACTGCTGACCGCCGACCGGCTGCCGGTCAAGGCGATGGTCACCGCCGGCACACTGCTCAGCAAGGAGCGTTCGGGCGCGACCGACGTCAACAAGCACTACACCACCGGACCCAACTACCTGCTCATGAGCGGCACATGA
- a CDS encoding MFS transporter, protein MRTATALAPALPRSAGLERSQVHAVAACYFVASFAALGLPPYLTAILPGLGDPHGSWAGLLYIMPTVFSALGAPLWGRLADRFGRKRLLLRAQLGLSVSFLLAGAAGSLWSFALALVLQGFLGGTFAATNGYLAAALEGPRLSKALTLMQGSARASLVAAPILVGALSPWISPHRQYLLMAVLPLAAAALLARLPEPGRPLDAAPRSDAAPTTPAVAPVPISLRPLYLYEFAFVFATIISFPYLIALVDQRLPGVDPTVSGLLFALPHLCYLLFASRVHSAFAHRPHTGLALGFALVAAGLAGHGPAHSLAAFVLARAVLGAGLTLGLVCLSVLAADAARGRPPGRMFGTLELISKGGAVAAGVVAMLVNAGYGAAAPVLVGTAAALVTALVTALATTVPRLLAHSRWSR, encoded by the coding sequence ATGAGGACCGCTACCGCACTGGCGCCGGCGCTACCCCGCTCGGCGGGCCTGGAGCGCAGCCAGGTGCACGCCGTCGCGGCCTGCTACTTCGTCGCCTCCTTCGCCGCGCTCGGCCTGCCGCCCTACCTGACGGCGATCCTGCCCGGGCTCGGCGACCCGCACGGCTCGTGGGCCGGACTGCTCTACATCATGCCCACGGTCTTCAGCGCGCTGGGCGCACCGCTCTGGGGCCGACTGGCCGACCGCTTCGGCCGCAAGCGCCTGCTGCTGCGCGCCCAACTCGGGCTCAGCGTCTCGTTCCTGCTCGCCGGAGCGGCCGGCAGCCTGTGGTCCTTCGCGCTCGCGCTGGTCCTGCAGGGCTTCCTCGGCGGCACCTTCGCCGCAACCAACGGCTACCTGGCCGCCGCGCTCGAAGGCCCGCGACTCTCCAAGGCACTCACCCTGATGCAGGGCAGCGCCCGGGCCTCGCTGGTGGCCGCGCCGATCCTGGTCGGCGCGCTCTCCCCCTGGATATCCCCGCACCGCCAGTACCTGCTGATGGCCGTGCTCCCGCTCGCCGCAGCCGCCCTGCTGGCCCGGCTGCCCGAACCGGGCCGCCCCCTCGACGCCGCCCCGCGCAGCGACGCGGCGCCCACCACACCAGCAGTCGCTCCCGTCCCGATCTCCCTACGCCCGCTCTACCTCTACGAGTTCGCATTCGTCTTCGCCACCATCATCTCCTTCCCCTATCTGATCGCGCTGGTCGACCAGCGCCTGCCGGGGGTCGACCCGACCGTCTCCGGCCTGCTCTTCGCCTTGCCGCACCTGTGCTACCTGCTCTTCGCCTCGCGCGTGCACAGCGCCTTCGCGCACCGGCCGCACACCGGTCTCGCGCTCGGCTTCGCGCTCGTCGCGGCAGGCCTGGCCGGGCACGGCCCGGCGCACTCGCTGGCCGCGTTCGTGCTGGCCCGCGCGGTGCTCGGCGCGGGTCTCACGCTCGGCCTGGTCTGCCTGTCGGTGCTGGCCGCCGACGCGGCCCGCGGCCGACCGCCCGGCCGGATGTTCGGCACCCTCGAACTCATCTCCAAGGGCGGCGCGGTGGCCGCCGGCGTGGTCGCCATGCTGGTCAACGCCGGCTACGGCGCGGCCGCACCCGTCCTGGTCGGCACCGCCGCCGCGCTGGTCACCGCGCTGGTCACCGCACTGGCCACCACCGTCCCCCGTCTGCTCGCCCACTCCCGTTGGAGCCGCTGA
- a CDS encoding IucA/IucC family protein → MSALPLPAPRELPTPDEAVAHTLLNCLLREVSGPERQTAVTAGRLLIRLPRRGVLLRVALRRTSLLGAHRFRGPVYEEVADGWRELDWRELAEHAQGELTLRTGVGNKEFLAQLASSHQGIATALAGRPAPGAERYLESEQALLLGHRFHPAPKSRSAGPEAWAAYAPEARAVFALRYLAVREHLLAEQSTDPAATALLDGLLSSSELPPGYRLLPAHPWQYELLRDNPALLAAIERGDVLDLGTGGPRFAATASVRTLHGAGAFLKFSLNVRITNCLRKNAAYELTGAVELTRLLEPALADLAERFPAAAMLREPAFRTLALPGPDGTPDTTLFEGFGLIVREDLTARLRPGLTPLLAAAVADEYPTSSAHISRLLAGAGPQELLGWWAGYLRLLLPPVLAAYFDHGVVLEPHLQNVLIGVDAAGRPAQVLFRDLEGTKLVPERNAALLAQLPPEVAGPIGYDAQRGWDRVVYCLLVNHVSELLAALADQAPQLEAELWELVRSTLQGYADEHGCPPRLSALLAGVPLPAKANLLTRWERKADREADYVRLPSPFATDVPAQAPRTPAPGRLHSRIAAPAHLPTRTPARSTQIARSTRSAR, encoded by the coding sequence ATGTCCGCTCTCCCGCTGCCCGCGCCCCGCGAACTGCCCACCCCTGACGAGGCGGTGGCGCACACCCTGCTCAACTGCCTGCTGCGCGAGGTCTCCGGGCCCGAGCGCCAGACGGCCGTCACGGCCGGTCGGCTGCTGATCCGGCTGCCCCGGCGCGGGGTGCTGCTGCGGGTGGCGCTGCGCCGCACCTCGCTGCTCGGCGCACACCGCTTCCGCGGCCCGGTCTACGAGGAAGTCGCGGACGGCTGGCGCGAGTTGGACTGGCGCGAGCTGGCCGAGCACGCCCAGGGCGAGCTGACGCTGCGCACCGGGGTGGGCAACAAGGAGTTCCTGGCCCAGCTGGCCTCCAGCCACCAGGGCATCGCGACCGCGCTGGCCGGCCGTCCGGCACCCGGCGCCGAGCGCTATCTGGAGTCCGAGCAGGCGCTGCTGCTCGGCCACCGCTTCCACCCCGCGCCCAAGTCCCGCTCGGCCGGCCCGGAGGCCTGGGCCGCTTACGCGCCGGAGGCCCGGGCCGTCTTCGCACTGCGCTACCTCGCGGTGCGCGAGCACCTGCTCGCCGAACAGAGCACCGACCCGGCCGCCACCGCCCTGCTGGACGGCCTCCTGAGCAGCAGCGAACTCCCGCCCGGCTACCGCCTGTTGCCCGCGCACCCATGGCAGTACGAGCTGCTGCGCGACAACCCCGCCCTGCTGGCCGCGATCGAGCGCGGCGACGTGCTCGACCTGGGCACCGGCGGACCGCGGTTCGCCGCCACCGCCTCCGTCCGCACCCTGCACGGCGCGGGCGCCTTCCTCAAGTTCAGCCTGAATGTGCGGATCACCAACTGCCTGCGCAAGAACGCCGCTTACGAGCTCACCGGCGCCGTCGAGCTGACCCGCCTCCTCGAGCCCGCGCTCGCCGATCTGGCCGAGCGCTTCCCGGCAGCCGCGATGCTGCGCGAGCCGGCCTTCCGCACCCTGGCCCTGCCGGGCCCGGACGGCACCCCGGACACCACGCTCTTCGAGGGCTTCGGCCTGATCGTCCGCGAGGACCTGACGGCCCGGCTGCGCCCGGGGCTCACCCCGCTGCTGGCAGCCGCCGTCGCCGACGAGTACCCGACCAGCTCCGCGCACATCTCCCGGCTGCTGGCGGGCGCCGGCCCGCAGGAGCTGCTCGGCTGGTGGGCGGGCTACCTGCGGCTGCTCCTGCCGCCGGTGCTGGCCGCCTACTTCGACCACGGCGTGGTGCTGGAGCCGCACCTGCAGAACGTGCTGATCGGAGTGGACGCCGCCGGCCGGCCGGCCCAGGTGCTCTTCCGCGACCTGGAGGGCACCAAGCTCGTCCCGGAGCGCAACGCCGCGCTGCTGGCCCAGTTGCCGCCCGAGGTGGCCGGCCCGATCGGCTACGACGCGCAGCGCGGCTGGGACCGGGTGGTCTACTGCCTGCTGGTCAACCACGTCTCCGAGCTGCTGGCCGCCCTCGCCGACCAGGCCCCGCAGCTCGAAGCGGAGCTCTGGGAGCTGGTCCGCTCGACCCTGCAGGGCTACGCCGACGAGCACGGCTGCCCGCCGCGGCTCAGCGCGCTGCTCGCGGGCGTGCCACTGCCGGCCAAGGCCAACCTGCTGACCCGCTGGGAACGCAAGGCCGACCGCGAGGCCGACTACGTCCGACTGCCCTCGCCGTTCGCCACCGACGTGCCCGCCCAGGCCCCCCGCACCCCCGCGCCGGGACGGCTGCACAGCCGGATCGCCGCCCCCGCCCACCTGCCCACCCGCACCCCCGCGCGGAGCACCCAGATCGCCCGGAGCACCCGGAGCGCCCGGTGA